From Plasmodium yoelii strain 17X genome assembly, chromosome: 11, a single genomic window includes:
- a CDS encoding PIR protein, with protein sequence MSVEVCKRFESIRKWLSYEVIVGIHKNFDENLNKYCDKGSCDDPFEKVNAGCLYLFDEFFGGFTPFNSVANRNINIVDYILIWLGYMLNLTIAKDNGSIETFYNTYINNDRRYNTKIKDVTGYHTYNDLIYIKEDLMSIDIKTMSKFYDAFILLCDICTGVDENSSNCGNYLEKAKKFVEIYDEFNEDYYNGRDSPYNQLLSTLSDDYYNLKSICYDFPLLPTYSRKYVIKSTLIPIAFIFVAVSIFLGIAYKYSSLGFRKRFQKQCLRERIKNIKKKLIINKLF encoded by the exons ATGAGTGTTGAAGtg tgtaaaaGGTTCGAGAGTATAAGGAAATGGTTATCTTATGAAGTGATTGTAGgaattcataaaaattttgatgaaaatttgaataaataTTGTGATAAAGGATCATGTGATGATCCTTTCGAAAAAGTTAAcgctggatgtttatatttgtttgatgAGTTCTTTGGGGGTTTTACCCCGTTTAATTCTGTTGCAAATAGAAacatcaatattgttgattacattttgatatggttagggtatatgttaaaccttaCCATAGCTAAAGACAATGGCAGTATAGAGactttttataatacatatataaataatgatcgGAGGTATAACACCAAAATAAAAGATGTTACTGGTTATCATACTTATAATgatcttatatatataaaagaagaTTTGATGAGTATTGATATTAAAActatgtctaaattttatgatgcatttatattattatgtgacaTTTGTACTGGGGTTGATGAAAACAGCTCAAATTGCGGTAATTATTTAGAAAAAGCTAAAAAGTTTGTTGAAATATATGATGAATTTAATGAAGATTATTATAATGGTAGAGACAGCCCCTATAATCAATTATTATCTACATTATCAgatgattattataatttaaaaagtaTATGTTATGATTTTCCATTACTTCCAACATATTCACgaaaatatgtaataaaaaGCACACTAATTCCAAttgcatttatatttgttgcagtatcaattttcttgggaattgcatataag tattcgtcacttggatttcggaaacgatttcaaaagCAATGTTTAAgagaaagaataaaaaatataaagaagaaactgatcattaataaattattctga
- a CDS encoding fam-b protein, with protein MRVSTLKYVLFSIIICSFEYGKNELCLERNIINIRNNRILGDGDNQFNLHEFYESTSSVENQVNDHDNDDEKNISIRNTVDSHVKKNKKSKKSLYSKNVDKKRKKLIHGHHKEIEEIEEIEETEKEIDNTNNNKLAIVPIENNSVSEELENEGNIVVSEHYEINSSIEDELNDKLELKKMVNGLITKVVFLNMLVFALSVNEWIEIGLIVMSVALSFEIFYRFYQYLKLRFKVYKRSLKKKASLKKKASHKKKTSNE; from the exons ATGAGAGTCAGtactttaaaatatgttcttttttcaattattatttgttcttTTGAATATGGGAAAAAT GAATTATGCCTTGAaaggaatataataaatattaggAATAATAGGATATTAGGAGATGGAGATAACCAATTTAATTTACATGAATTTTATGAATCAACTTCGAGTGTTGAAAATCAAGTTAATGACCACGATAATGatgacgaaaaaaatatatctattcGAAATACTGTAGATTCACATGTAAAgaagaataaaaaaagtaagaAATCactttattcaaaaaatgtagataaaaaaaggaaaaagttAATTCATGGACATCACAAAGAAATAGAAGAAATAGAAGAAATAGAAGAAACAGAAAAAGAGAttgataatacaaataataataaattagcaATAGTACCgatagaaaataattctgTATCAGAAGAATTGGAAAATGAAGGAAATATCGTAGTGAGTGAGCATTATGAGATCAATTCAAGTATCGAAGACGAATTAAATGATAAACTagagttaaaaaaaatggtcAACGGATTAATTACGAAGGTGGTGTTTTTGAATATGCTTGTTTTTGCGTTATCGGTAAACGAATGGATTGAAATTGGACTTATTGTTATGAGTGTAGCCCTTtcatttgaaatattttatagatttTATCAATACCTTAAATTAcgttttaaagtatataaaagatccctcaaaaaaaaagcatccctcaaaaaaaaagcatcccataaaaaaaaaacatcaaatgaataa
- a CDS encoding PIR protein, with amino-acid sequence MDRYMCQMLYTVRTSISDYLDTGGNHYFNSGRNFDKYCTNDSCDSNLGKINAGCLFLFDEFFKDSDNFKSNAKSNINIVEYIMIWLSYTLNKTINGEKSINEFYNKYIENSDWYKKEITGVTAYKNYKDLIDRNNYFLSMDKSIISKLYDALTSLCNIHVTDAGHVPNCEQCAKAANGFVTNYEGVISDSNITKNGLYRKILSILYTLSNDYDNFKKKNNNSSSLPSIKTKIYMPIYGFSSLIFLIENNFYILLLIFGIIVVFIGIYYKYSLSGFRNRFKKLYLRKKLKKMKKEWTINI; translated from the exons ATGGATAGGTATATG TGTCAAATGCTCTATACTGTAAGGACCTCAATTTCCGATTATTTGGACACAGGAGGAAACCATTATTTTAATAGTGGACGCAATTTCGATAAGTATTGTACTAATGATAGTTGTGATAGTAATCTCGGaaaaattaatgctggatgtttatttttgtttgatGAATTCTTTAAGGATtctgataattttaaatctAATGCAAAAAGTAacatcaatattgttgaatacattatgatatggttaagttatacgTTAAACAAAACCATAAATGGAGAAAAAAGtataaatgaattttataataaatatatagaaaatagcGACTGGtataaaaaggaaataacAGGTGTTACtgcttataaaaattataaggatcttatagatagaaataattattttttaagtatggATAAGAgcattatatctaaattatatgatgcattaaCATCATTATGTAATATTCATGTTACCGATGCTGGGCACGTCCCAAATTGCGAGCAATGTGCGAAAGCTGCAAATGGGTTTGTTACAAACTATGAAGGAGTTATCAGTGATTctaatattactaaaaatggtTTATATCGTAAAATATtatctattttatatactttatcaaatgattatgataattttaaaaagaaaaataacaatagtTCATCCTTGCCATCGATAAAAACAAAGATTTATATGCCAATATATGGATTTTCATCATTAATTTTCTTGATagaaaacaatttttatatacttttattgaTTTTTGGTATAATAGTAGTTTTTATAGGAATTTATTATAAG tattcgttatctGGATTTCGGAATCGAtttaaaaaactatatttaaggaaaaaactaaaaaaaatgaagaaggaATGGaccattaatatatga
- a CDS encoding PIR protein — MGDLKMCELFLEADNFFKGNVSTHRQITNSAEFRDYCTNQRKCTTKIESIAGLFEALSMKLYDKDNKYSDYIMLWLANKLFDAIKEKDKDNASKITLSSAYDKYLKKHMANFKYWNSLYNLRGLKDGNLRHLRELYTLLGYICNTIVDYKKNGALSKTLSHNSTYCFNQYISLYKAYPECDSYLYLLNKLKKIYDDIRTSAIENNSSIKNFDKRFRELKVPGVNDSYSMKTFKTFNFSAPACKVKTTNNIPTVRKAPIKHTTIPNIKIQGGGQSSQKVTPKNKDDNLNGSGSESQHNQSIKLPKLDNSLLKDEPQSLKGGSDGPGIQKSPTGQENLTGKGLTGKEGLTGKEGLTGKEISTDQENPSGHKISNDQESPDNGKIDQSNELETNQGKTQMSQSPKGNHDGFDFPNLEEYENLLKTYIEEYKKSITTSLNDIRRHLYEEVWPTLHQTYNTYADYYNNFDIMEYLKGMQGNEPQKIETLKDKLPSKENGEGHIPPLPDNGTSDSEKQKAQDTQTQMSGDQGNHNLQESLSPPENGSTSSEQEKNPDAPSKEQLQSPEGYTNIIPSIDVETRAIRVDVEKGTYEIGFPGNLFKGYNIVAYLITVISILVILAFMYKYFAFGRRKKAKKKKNMKKVLKLCDENNTEMLQYIH, encoded by the exons ATGGGGGATCTAAAAAtg TGTGAGTTATTTCTTGAAGcggataatttttttaaaggtAATGTTTCCACACATAGGCAAATTACCAATTCCGCAGAATTCCGTGATTATTGCACTAATCAAAGAAAGTGTACAACTAAGATTGAAAGTATTGCTGGTTTGTTCGAGGCTTTATCTATGAAGCTTTACGATAAAGACAACAAGTATTCTGATTATATTATGCTGTGGTTAgctaataaattatttgatgcAATCAAAGAGAAAGACAAAGACAATGCTAGTAAAATTACTTTAAGTTCAGCTTATGACAAATATTTAAAGAAACATATGgctaattttaaatattggAATAGTTTATATAATCTAAGGGGTTTGAAAGATGGTAATCTTAGGCATTTGCGTGAATTGTATACGTTACTTGgctatatatgtaatacaattgtagattataaaaaaaacggTGCCCTAAGTAAGACTCTTTCTCACAATTCTACCTATTGTTTTAATCAATATATATCCCTTTACAAGGCTTATCCTGAATGTGATTCATATCTATATCTAttgaacaaattaaaaaaaatatatgatgacATTAGAACTTCTGCTATTGAGAATAATTCTAGTATTAAGAATTTCGATAAACGCTTTCGAGAACTTAAAGTGCCTGGTGTAAATGATTCATATTCTatgaaaacatttaaaacatttaacTTCAGTGCTCCAGCGTGTAAAGTAAAAACTACAAATAATATTCCGACTGTTCGAAAAGCACCAATAAAACATACAACCATACCAAACATTAAAATTCAAGGGGGGGGTCAAAGTAGTCAAAAAGTTACCcctaaaaataaagatgataATTTAAACGGTTCAGGATCTGAATCTCAACATAATCAAAGCATTAAATTGCCAAAACTTGACAATTCTTTATTAAAAGATGAGCCTCAATCCTTAAAGGGTGGCAGTGATGGTCCAGGTATTCAAAAAAGTCCAACTGGTCAAGAAAATCTAACTGGTAAAGGTCTAACTGGTAAAGAAGGTCTAACTGGTAAAGAAGGTCTAACTGGTAAAGAAATTTCAACTGACCAAGAAAATCCAAGTGGTCATAAAATTTCAAATGATCAAGAAAGTCCAGATAATGGTAAAATAGATCAAAGCAATGAGTTAGAAACTAATCAAGGTAAGACACAAATGTCTCAAAGCCCAAAAGGAAATCACGATGGTTTTGATTTTCCAAATTTAGAAGAATATGAGAATTTACTTAAAACCTATATTGAAGAATACAAAAAATCTATTACTACTTCACTTAATGATATTCGAAGACATTTATACGAGGAGGTATGGCCTACTTTACATCAGACTTATAATACTTATGcagattattataataattttgatataaTGGAATATCTTAAAGGAATGCAAGGAAATGAACCACAAAAAATTGAAACATTAAAGGATAAGCTACCAAGTAAAGAGAATGGAGAAGGACATATCCCTCCTTTACCAGATAACGGAACATCAGATTCCGAAAAACAAAAAGCACAAGATACACAAACACAAATGTCAGGTGACCAAGGAAATCATAATTTACAAGAATCACTTTCTCCACCAGAAAATGGCTCAACAAGTAGTGAACAAGAAAAAAATCCAGATGCTCCCTCTAAGGAACAACTTCAATCACCAGAGGGTTATACCAATATAATTCCTAGTATTGATGTTGAAACAAGAGCCATTAGAGTCGATGTAGAAAAAGGCACATATGAAATAGGATTTCCaggaaatttatttaaaggaTACAACATAGTTGCATATTTAATTACAGTTATTTCAATACTCGTTATTTTAGCATTTATGTATAAG TATTTCGCATTTGGGCGGAGAAAAAaggcgaaaaaaaaaaaaaacatgaaaaaGGTTTTAAAATTGtgtgatgaaaataataccGAAATGTTGCAATACATTCATTGA
- a CDS encoding PIR protein yields MSIKLCDVINLMDHGIFFDQISQNYTLKGSFTNQHCPNQNCDNDDKKISSAFIAFLNYFNGTGIDKNLDSDKIAEYAILWLGHKLNQKTQNGTTKLNDFYTKQIKTNSKYEENIFKSNRIKKNDIENKIESMNIDIKDIFNFYEVFKLLCKMGDELDKNKGQCNICLKSAGEFYKKYENVKNGLDIDKGSSYLQLLFSLSKDYDKFKEKYKTVCGDTESLETCLRSSVTKSPVKECSVKEIPVTECPVKECPVTKSILIPIAIIFVVASFFFGISYKYSLFGFRKRSQKQNLREKLKK; encoded by the exons atgtctATTAAGCTG tGTGATGTAATTAACTTGATGGATCATGGTATTTTCTTCGATCAAATTTCTCAAAATTATACGTTAAAAGGAAGTTTTACCAATCAGCATTGTCCTAACCAAAACTGTGATAATGACGACAAAAAAATTAGTTCTGCCTTTATAGCATTCCTAAATTACTTTAATGGTACTGGTATTGATAAGAATTTAGATAGTGATAAAATTGCTGAATAcgctattttatggttaGGTCACAAACTGAAtcaaaaaacacaaaatggAACCACCAAATTAAACGATTTTTATaccaaacaaataaaaacaaatagtaAATATgaggaaaatatatttaagagTAATAGGATTAAAAAGAATGATATAGAAAACAAAATAGAATCGATGAATAtcgatattaaagatatatttaatttttatgaagtatttaaattattatgtaagaTGGGTGATGAACTTGATAAAAACAAAGGGCAATGCaatatatgtttaaaaaGTGCTGgagaattttataaaaaatatgaaaatgttaaaaatggTTTAGATATTGATAAAGGAAGTTCTTATTTACAACTATTGTTTAGTTTATCAAAAGATTATGACAAATTTaaagagaaatataaaacaGTATGTGGTGATACCGAATCCCTTGAAACTTGTTTACGAAGTTCAGTGACAAAAAGTCCAGTGAAAGAATGTTCAGTGAAAGAAATTCCAGTGACAGAATGTCCAGTGAAAGAATGTCCAGTGAcaaaaagtatattaattccaattgcaattatatttgttgtagcatcatttttttttggaatttcttataag tattcgttatttggatttcggaaacgatctcaaaaacaaaatttaagagaaaagctaaaaaaataa
- a CDS encoding fam-a protein — MNKFYIQIVFFLLIIPLYVNNKTLATELVPKKDTKHKSKKDKKHKSKKIYSTSEEIFKQNKHLLCTNRNESRNACNFMNDALKQLEHHATNGYKKCCVNYSQQMVHYKKKHKNHTKIQKIEYIVDDLNKYNELINKFWDPDHSKFVYGSSAKRKIVRVYTPNLVMIQQRWKKLPWARHKYFYAIAAKFKISENKTIIVMASANIIDHNRKNKKYFENTIVESANLFQAEVDSEDEIRNGKIKKSYVNLSGYINDEHGSI; from the exons atgaataaattttatattcaaattgttttttttcttttaatcaTCCCCCTAtatgtgaataataaaaccCTTGCAACTGAGCTTGTTCCAAAAAAAGATACAAAAcacaaatcaaaaaaagataaaaaacacaaatcaaaaaaaatttattctAC TTCAGAAGAAATATTTAAACAAAACAAACACCTACTATGTACCAATCGCAATGAATCTAGAAATGCGTGCAACTTTATGAATGAcgctttaaaacaattagaACATCATGCTACAAATGGTTATAAAAAGTGTTGTGTAAATTATTCTCAACAGATGgttcattataaaaaaaaacataaaaaccatacaaaaattcaaaaaattgaATATATAGTTGATGATCTGAATAAG TATAATGAATTAATAAACAAGTTTTGGGATCCCGATCATAGCAAATTTGTGTATGGAAGCTCGGCTAAAA GAAAAATTGTTCGTGTGTATACTCCAAATTTAGTAATGATACAACAACGTTGGAAAAAACTTCCGTGGGCTcgtcataaatatttttatgctatAGCTGCAAAATTTAAA aTATCAGAAAACAAAACTATAATTGTCATGGCTTCAGCAAATATAATTGATCACAAccgtaaaaataaaaaatattttgaaaatacaaTAGTAGAAAGTGCAAATTTATTCCAAGCTGAAGTTGATTCTGAAGATGAGATtagaaatggaaaaataaaaaaaagctaTGTTAACTTAAGTGGATACATT AATGATGAACATGGTTCCATTTAA
- a CDS encoding fam-a protein, which produces MSKGYIKIALVLLSLVGYTQNVAFASEQPSDVTKANPEPQKTVFEESTNLICTDLDEILLAINHIMEASELLIKLSKTGIDDYSSYSTENGDKTIYSKKIGNMDIGRLHLTIPSTSNYSNLLKDLWDFDDNNNSGGKFINGNPVRVYSKYLVMLEKLNTDPNYTPLIKKYALAANYKHSSDTIIILCPSRALNYLGQNDDKTDIKEMLVSTQPIQTDIDAEEALAKLGTNIAGFVIKTGDKDKVDVTYINAIYDSGNSTDFANDKKERGLAYTNILSIAQRI; this is translated from the exons ATGAGTAAAGGATATATTAAGATTGCTTTGGTACTTTTAAGTCTCGTAGGATATACCCAGAATGTAGCATTTGCAAGCGAACAGCCTTCAGATGTTACTAAGGCCAACCCCGAACCCCAAAAAACAGT ATTTGAGGAATCCACAAACTTGATATGCACAGACCTtgatgaaattttattagcAATAAATCATATAATGGAAGCTTCAGaacttttaataaaactttcCAAGACTGGTATAGACGATTATTCGTCCTATTCTACAGAAAATGGAGACAAAACTATATATTCTAagaaaattggaaatatggATATTGGAAGGCTTCATCTTACGATCCCATCTACCTCTAAC taCTCTAACTTATTAAAGGACCTCTGGGATTTCGATGATAACAACAACTCTGGTGGCAAGTTTATTAAtg GAAATCCTGTTCGTGTATACTCCAAATATTTAGTCATGCTTGAAAAACTTAACACAGATCCTAATTATACACCcctcataaaaaaatatgctttAGCCGCAAATTATAAA CATTCAAGTGACACAATTATAATTCTTTGTCCTTCAAGAGCTCTAAATTATCTCGGtcaaaatgatgataaaactGATATAAAAGAAATGTTAGTAAGTACACAACCAATCCAAACTGACATTGATGCTGAGGAAGCATTAGCCAAATTGGGTACTAACATAGCCGGATTTGTAATTAAAACAGGGGACAAAGATAAAGTTGATGTTACTTATATCAATGCT ATTTATGATTCTGGCAATTCTACCGACTTTGCCAACGATAAAAAAGAGAGAGGACTTGCATATACAAATATCCTAAGCATAGCACAACGCATTTGA